A window of Eubacteriaceae bacterium ES3 contains these coding sequences:
- a CDS encoding DUF1492 domain-containing protein, whose translation MNEVMTAKEYLGQSYRLDERINSKIEQVNTLHSLACKATSTISDMPGSPSRKTHRMEDIVIKIIDLENEINADIDLLVAYKKEVSQVIESVSNMDERMVLHYRYVHNFTWAKIGEVMSVNERTIRRWHDLAIDHIKIPKKFTKI comes from the coding sequence ATGAATGAGGTAATGACGGCAAAAGAATACTTGGGACAGTCTTATCGCTTAGATGAGCGTATCAATAGTAAAATTGAACAGGTTAATACACTCCACTCACTTGCCTGCAAAGCGACCAGTACGATCAGCGATATGCCTGGCAGTCCTTCGAGAAAAACACATCGGATGGAGGATATTGTTATTAAGATCATTGATCTGGAAAATGAAATCAACGCCGATATTGATTTACTTGTGGCATACAAAAAAGAAGTTTCACAGGTGATTGAGAGCGTCAGCAATATGGACGAACGGATGGTTTTGCATTATCGTTATGTTCACAACTTCACCTGGGCTAAAATTGGGGAAGTCATGAGTGTTAATGAGCGTACCATCCGTCGATGGCATGATTTGGCAATAGATCATATAAAAATCCCAAAAAAATTTACAAAAATTTGA
- a CDS encoding VRR-NUC domain-containing protein — protein sequence MKEADIVKAILKYLKTVEGCFFWKEHGGMYGTAGIPDIICCYCGRFLGFEVKTDKGQPTKLQLATIRKINAAGGMAVVVRSVDEVKATIDVEKVKM from the coding sequence ATGAAAGAGGCAGATATTGTAAAAGCGATTTTGAAGTATTTAAAAACTGTAGAGGGTTGTTTTTTCTGGAAAGAACATGGAGGGATGTATGGAACAGCTGGTATACCGGATATTATCTGTTGTTATTGTGGCAGATTTTTAGGTTTTGAAGTAAAGACGGACAAAGGACAGCCAACTAAATTGCAGCTGGCTACAATACGAAAAATTAATGCGGCTGGAGGCATGGCAGTGGTGGTTCGTTCAGTAGACGAAGTCAAGGCCACAATTGATGTTGAAAAGGTAAAAATGTAA
- a CDS encoding phage/plasmid primase, P4 family encodes MDVSAQEILQSLLNPEDSVCFRIFDDRKEGTFTGQKLSVECGKYQSIEAILKQHNKMNRGIFFVVNTGGHDDGSITRINAQFVECDELSFEEQQKQIEEFSLPPSMIIKTKKSLHTYWFIKDSNVSVFRGIQKQLVKQFRGDPMCINESRVMRLPGFYHCKGDPVMVTCVAFHPERRYTQAQLSAALPAIKEEKIETKNGSEKGLNIVLKECNFIKHCRENATTLSEHDWYAMVTNLAVFKDGTSQIHKMSKPHPDYSVQNTQKKINHFLESGTRPITCQTIADKGFKCPRMLNGDCQCKAPAALCYLPMSLDGLRSSIANLPVKNAVVDDIQTARIFVEDYLYNQDSVTAETIINYEIKAHFGLKNTDLKPLIILYKNLNKEYTGGLKARKNRVEMEFPSWYEPTERGLKFLPGVLAEHMSITEKVFYAAEQYYLYQNGVYREMPELEAQKMVREKMISREVKMNQITDAERQWRLLVQKDIRELNANPFIINVKNGLYNVIDDTLTDHAPDYYSTVQLNVSYDPKATCPRFVKYLHEVLDKNQIPLIQEMIGYFLVPITRAQKCFVIVGTGGSGKSQLLLVLNEILLGSHNVSNVAWQALNERFKTAELFGKLANIFADLPTKNIDDNGIFKALVGEDYLTVEKKNKNPFSFQSTARLLFSCNSIPRNYGDKSEGFYRRLIIVRFDHAVPENSKDPELLDKLQLEADGIFLFALEGLKRLINNHYRFSETNVNKEELQQYREESNSVLSFVKECCLVEVSREVGSTELFNAYKGYCEECGLKPFSQKAFVRQLLDTIPGTERGVDSLGKRRIIKGIILGEILG; translated from the coding sequence AATAAGATGAATCGCGGTATTTTCTTTGTCGTTAATACTGGCGGTCATGATGATGGCAGTATCACCCGGATCAATGCCCAGTTCGTCGAATGTGATGAGTTATCCTTTGAAGAACAGCAAAAACAGATAGAGGAATTTTCGCTTCCACCTTCAATGATTATCAAGACAAAAAAATCATTGCATACCTATTGGTTCATCAAGGATTCAAATGTATCGGTATTTCGAGGAATTCAAAAGCAGCTGGTAAAGCAGTTTAGGGGTGACCCCATGTGCATCAATGAAAGTCGTGTCATGCGCCTTCCGGGTTTTTATCATTGCAAAGGGGATCCGGTAATGGTTACGTGCGTCGCCTTTCACCCTGAGCGCCGATACACTCAAGCACAACTATCGGCTGCTTTGCCAGCCATCAAAGAAGAAAAGATCGAAACAAAAAACGGGTCGGAAAAGGGGCTTAACATTGTCCTTAAAGAATGTAATTTTATCAAGCATTGTCGTGAAAATGCTACAACCCTATCAGAGCATGACTGGTATGCCATGGTGACAAACCTTGCCGTCTTTAAAGATGGAACAAGTCAGATTCATAAAATGTCTAAGCCGCATCCTGATTATTCAGTGCAGAATACGCAGAAGAAAATTAATCATTTTCTCGAATCTGGTACCCGACCAATCACGTGTCAGACAATTGCCGATAAAGGGTTTAAATGTCCCCGGATGTTAAACGGAGATTGTCAGTGTAAAGCCCCAGCAGCCCTCTGTTATCTCCCAATGAGCCTGGATGGACTCAGGTCCAGTATCGCCAATCTTCCTGTAAAAAATGCTGTCGTGGATGATATTCAGACCGCCAGAATCTTTGTGGAAGACTACCTTTATAACCAGGATTCAGTGACCGCTGAGACGATCATCAATTACGAAATAAAGGCCCATTTTGGACTTAAGAATACGGATCTTAAACCGCTGATCATCTTGTATAAAAATTTAAATAAAGAATATACAGGGGGACTGAAGGCAAGGAAAAATCGGGTCGAAATGGAATTCCCAAGCTGGTACGAACCAACGGAACGTGGCTTGAAATTTCTACCAGGCGTACTGGCTGAGCATATGTCAATCACGGAAAAAGTCTTTTATGCGGCTGAGCAATATTATCTTTATCAAAATGGCGTCTATCGTGAGATGCCAGAGCTTGAAGCACAAAAGATGGTCCGGGAAAAAATGATATCCCGGGAAGTCAAAATGAATCAGATTACCGATGCCGAACGTCAATGGCGGCTTTTGGTCCAGAAGGATATTCGTGAACTCAATGCCAATCCTTTTATCATCAATGTCAAAAACGGATTGTATAACGTTATTGATGATACTTTAACCGATCATGCACCGGATTATTATTCAACAGTGCAGCTAAATGTCTCCTATGATCCGAAGGCAACCTGCCCTCGATTTGTAAAGTATCTTCATGAAGTATTGGACAAAAACCAGATTCCGTTAATTCAGGAGATGATTGGTTATTTTCTTGTGCCAATCACTCGTGCTCAGAAATGTTTTGTGATTGTGGGTACCGGTGGATCGGGTAAATCCCAGCTCCTATTAGTTTTAAACGAAATCTTGCTGGGCAGCCACAATGTATCCAACGTGGCATGGCAGGCCTTGAATGAGCGTTTTAAGACCGCCGAATTATTTGGAAAACTGGCAAATATCTTTGCTGACCTGCCAACTAAGAATATTGATGATAACGGAATTTTTAAAGCGCTGGTTGGAGAAGATTATCTGACGGTTGAGAAAAAGAATAAAAATCCATTCTCGTTTCAATCCACTGCGAGGTTGCTATTCTCCTGCAATTCGATTCCCAGAAATTATGGAGACAAGTCTGAAGGTTTCTATCGTCGATTAATTATTGTGCGTTTTGATCATGCTGTACCGGAAAACAGTAAGGATCCGGAACTTTTGGATAAGCTGCAATTGGAAGCAGATGGTATTTTTTTATTTGCTTTAGAAGGATTGAAACGTCTAATCAACAACCATTATCGATTCTCTGAAACAAATGTAAACAAGGAAGAACTGCAGCAATATCGGGAAGAGAGTAACAGTGTTTTATCTTTTGTGAAGGAATGCTGCCTGGTAGAAGTTTCGCGTGAAGTTGGTTCCACTGAACTTTTTAACGCTTATAAGGGTTATTGTGAGGAGTGCGGACTTAAACCATTTTCACAGAAAGCATTTGTGCGCCAACTGTTAGATACTATCCCAGGAACGGAACGTGGTGTCGATTCGCTTGGTAAGCGTAGAATTATCAAGGGTATTATTCTTGGCGAAATATTAGGGTAA